TGGCGCGCCGGGCTCATCAAGGTGAGCATCCTCAGGTTCTGGCCCGGCCCCAGGGCGACCCTCTCGGGCTCGGCGTAGGAGCGGTAGACGAGGTGGCGGAAGTAGAGCACCCGCAGGTCCCGCGCCGATGAGGCCTGGGCCGCCTCGGGCGTCGAGAGGTGGTCATCGTACATCAGCCGGCGCAGCTGCACTCCCGAGATCATCTCGAGCCGGGCGACCGTGATCACGATCTCCTTCTGGCGCTCAGAGAGGCCGCTGAGGACGAACTCGGCTCGCGTCGGGGTCATCGTCTCCGCCGGCGAGGGCTGGGGGCGCCTGTGGTACCTGAAGTGCATCCAGATCACCCTGGGCGCGACCGTCAGGCCGGCCCTCTTCTCGAGGACTGCGGCGACACGGCCGGCCGCGCGCTCATACATGTCCCTCTTCACCTCGCCGCCGTAGGCGCTGAAGCAGTGGCGATAGAGCTTCGCCGGCACGATCTGGGGGTCACAAAGCGGACACTCACGACGCATCACGACCCCCTATCTCAGTGCGGGCGGCGGACCCTGGACGAGAGCAGGAACGTCCGCGGAGGTGCGCCCGGAGGCCTCATCTCGGAGCCCCTCGTAGACGGGCCGGACGATCGTCCCGAAGGCGACGACGATCAGCAGGAGCACGACGAGCATCCGCACGAGCCACTCACCGGGAGAGCTCACCTGGATCCGGAAGGGCTTGGGCAGGAAGAAGAGCTTCTTCTTCGCCGGCCAGAACCACGGCACCGGCACCTGGTTGAGGCTGTCGCTGACCAGATGCGACAGGTAGCCGAGGAACACCGCCAGCATCACCAGCGGCATGAAGGCCGGGAGGTTCTCCTTCTCCCACTCCCAGACGACACCAGGATCGAAGCCGAGCGGGGTGACCGACAGAAGGCCGCTGGCGAGCCAGGCGACAAGACCAGCGAACAGGGCGTAGACCGGCAGGGCCCCGAAGGTCCACAGGAGCATGAAGACGATCGAGTGGGTGCCCCCTCGGTGGCCCATGACCGATCGGGCGAGCATGCCGACGATCCGAGGAGGGACCGAGATGATCTGCCCGAGCAGGCGGGCCGGCCAGCCGAAGGCGCCGCTGCCGGGGATGTAGCCCTTGGTCACGAGCGCGTTGGGGTGGTCGATG
This DNA window, taken from Miltoncostaea oceani, encodes the following:
- a CDS encoding metal-dependent hydrolase; the protein is MLGKTHVAFGALFWAGGAPLVGDQLGMSVGPTGMIGGLAIAAVASVLPDIDHPNALVTKGYIPGSGAFGWPARLLGQIISVPPRIVGMLARSVMGHRGGTHSIVFMLLWTFGALPVYALFAGLVAWLASGLLSVTPLGFDPGVVWEWEKENLPAFMPLVMLAVFLGYLSHLVSDSLNQVPVPWFWPAKKKLFFLPKPFRIQVSSPGEWLVRMLVVLLLIVVAFGTIVRPVYEGLRDEASGRTSADVPALVQGPPPALR